In Populus trichocarpa isolate Nisqually-1 chromosome 12, P.trichocarpa_v4.1, whole genome shotgun sequence, a genomic segment contains:
- the LOC112323524 gene encoding protein BASIC PENTACYSTEINE2 has product MDEDNSLNIRNWGYYEPTTVKGNLGLQLMAPTMPEKPFSGSRSAAIMTSMNGGFNHRDIGVSQHMFPMEHMRDASIDKREKFHNVFTGNHDYDVVFPETSSANHMQMFQPPNSANDETLDQVEGAGVVEKENGPDKKKQRPKALKCLKAKKGKRGPQVPKPDGSPSAQQGKSSKKTVEIMINGISMDISLFPIPVCSCTGTPQQCYRWGCGGWQSACCTTCISVHPLPMSMKRRGARIAGRKMSLGAFKKVLEKLAGEGYDFSNAIDLRTHWAKHGTNKFVTIK; this is encoded by the coding sequence ATGGATGAAGATAACAGTTTGAATATTCGTAATTGGGGTTACTATGAGCCAACAACTGTTAAAGGAAATCTGGGTCTTCAGCTCATGGCTCCAACAATGCCTGAGAAACCCTTTTCGGGTTCGCGCAGTGCTGCCATCATGACTAGTATGAATGGAGGTTTTAATCATAGGGATATTGGGGTTTCGCAGCACATGTTCCCTATGGAGCACATGAGGGATGCTTCAATTGACAAGAGAGAAAAGTTTCACAATGTATTCACTGGAAATCATGATTATGATGTGGTTTTTCCGGAAACATCTTCAGCTAATCATATGCAAATGTTTCAACCACCTAATTCGGCAAATGATGAAACACTGGACCAAGTTGAAGGTGCTGGTGTTGTTGAAAAGGAAAATGGTCCTGATAAGAAGAAGCAGCGTCCTAAAGCCTTGAAATGCCTTAAAGCAAAGAAGGGTAAGAGAGGCCCTCAAGTACCCAAGCCTGACGGTAGTCCTTCTGCTCAACAAGGAAAGTCTTCCAAGAAAACTgttgaaattatgataaatgGGATCAGTATGGACATTTCATTATTTCCTATACCAGTTTGCTCATGCACTGGCACCCCCCAACAATGCTATCGTTGGGGTTGTGGTGGGTGGCAATCAGCTTGTTGCACGACATGCATTTCTGTGCATCCCTTGCCTATGAGTATGAAACGACGTGGTGCAAGGATAGCAGGGAGAAAAATGAGTTTAGGAGCTTTTAAGAAGGTCTTAGAGAAACTTGCTGGTGAAGGCTATGACTTCTCTAATGCAATTGATCTCAGAACACATTGGGCTAAACACGGTACAAACAAGTTTGTCACTATCAAGTAG